Proteins encoded within one genomic window of Desulfonatronospira thiodismutans ASO3-1:
- a CDS encoding type II secretion system F family protein, translated as MLNTEGLLERKTENLPLEALEEAVRYLERQGATVLTIRRLPYWLNPVVQAYMHGFSRIKRAELAEMFNSLAVLLGARVNVLTALNEVSQGIKNPRLLSIVNFIIVDISNGQTFSKAIARHGRTFSPIICQMARIGEETGTLDQMLRKVADYLRQVDHVVGETKRALIYPALVLLVISGAVIFWLWYVVPQIVELFHEFGVEVPDITRFLIFMSSLVQNWMGPAVVFALFSAALLMGLRRLYRPRYAMDWLILKMPVISGIIHASSVARITENLGVLTASGVTVLRSLEIIRDSIENEVIKKRFEHVEHEIILGNNLSGALKRASAVEAMVVRMIAAGEATSSLEQQAFYVARQYRQRLDYLVQNMSKVLEPALLIVMGLFFALIVAGLLFPLYEMIGDTGMI; from the coding sequence ATGCTCAACACTGAAGGTCTTCTGGAAAGAAAGACTGAAAACCTTCCCCTGGAAGCCCTGGAAGAGGCTGTAAGGTATCTTGAACGCCAGGGGGCAACAGTTCTGACTATCCGCAGGCTGCCTTACTGGCTGAACCCGGTGGTCCAGGCATACATGCATGGTTTTTCCAGGATAAAAAGGGCTGAACTGGCTGAAATGTTCAACAGCCTTGCTGTGCTGCTGGGAGCCCGGGTCAATGTTTTGACTGCTCTTAATGAAGTAAGTCAGGGCATAAAAAATCCCCGCCTGTTGAGCATAGTAAATTTTATTATAGTGGATATTTCCAACGGGCAGACTTTTTCAAAGGCTATTGCCAGGCATGGCAGAACCTTTTCGCCCATCATATGTCAAATGGCCAGAATCGGTGAAGAAACTGGCACCCTGGACCAGATGCTGAGAAAGGTCGCCGATTATCTAAGGCAGGTGGATCATGTAGTGGGGGAGACTAAAAGGGCCCTGATTTATCCGGCCCTGGTCCTGCTGGTCATTTCCGGGGCTGTAATATTCTGGCTCTGGTACGTGGTGCCCCAGATCGTGGAGCTTTTCCACGAGTTCGGGGTTGAAGTGCCAGACATTACCAGGTTTTTGATTTTCATGTCCTCGCTGGTTCAGAACTGGATGGGCCCAGCTGTTGTCTTTGCTTTATTTTCTGCTGCCCTGCTTATGGGGCTCAGACGTTTATACAGGCCAAGGTATGCCATGGACTGGCTGATTTTGAAGATGCCGGTTATTTCGGGCATTATCCATGCGTCCAGTGTGGCCAGAATCACTGAAAACCTGGGGGTGCTGACAGCCAGCGGAGTAACTGTGCTTCGGTCCCTGGAAATCATCAGGGATTCCATTGAGAACGAAGTAATCAAAAAACGCTTTGAGCATGTGGAGCATGAAATTATTCTGGGCAACAACCTTTCAGGGGCATTGAAGAGGGCATCCGCGGTGGAGGCGATGGTGGTCAGAATGATTGCCGCCGGTGAGGCGACATCAAGCCTGGAGCAGCAGGCCTTCTACGTGGCCCGGCAGTACAGGCAGCGCCTGGACTATCTGGTGCAGAACATGAGCAAGGTCCTGGAACCGGCCCTGTTGATTGTCATGGGACTGTTTTTCGCCCTGATAGTGGCCGGACTGCTGTTTCCGCTGTACGAAATGATCGGGGATACAGGAATGATATGA
- a CDS encoding GspE/PulE family protein: MKAKEADMPEDVKVGDLLLSRGLIQNKHMEYALQVQKVTREKLGRILTRLGMVSEYDMVRAVAHQLQVPCVDLTRWKPEMQWLRRFNRNFCLQNRVLPLGVHKDQLVVATSEVPKVQVQQKIHRLSGKAPKFALTEEHQLVNFVYDHFFFMDRPVEELLHMEIQSLYADTGNTLSPDNFLHYLLLWAIKSQATDVHIRSMEQGISLAFRIDGVLHDRVFIPRELQRIITAIKLQAGMDISEQRLPQDGRWTARLLERSYDIRVSTLVTPYGENIVMRLLALGRMQFSLAGLGFLDKDLPLLRQAFQEPYGMILLTGPTGSGKSTTLVSGLSSIDLLEKNAITIENPVEHVIPLARQTQVNEAAGYDFSTAIRNFLRHDPDIILIGEMRDEITARTAMTASVTGHLVLSTLHSNTALGSIPRMLGLGIDHLTMSETLIAVVSQRLIRTVCSHCNQQYPLSREEKEYLERDTEYGSRGQGCDQCDHSGYKGRTVIYEILPVFGELRELIERGASKQELAGSVRSHGFRSIFDVAVDKVEAGFTDVAEVKRVLGRFMR, from the coding sequence ATGAAAGCAAAGGAAGCAGACATGCCTGAAGACGTGAAGGTGGGCGATCTTCTTCTCAGCAGGGGACTTATCCAGAACAAGCACATGGAATATGCCCTGCAGGTGCAAAAGGTTACCCGGGAGAAGCTGGGCCGGATTCTGACCAGGCTGGGCATGGTTTCAGAGTACGATATGGTCAGGGCTGTAGCGCATCAGCTGCAGGTTCCCTGCGTGGACCTGACCAGGTGGAAACCGGAGATGCAGTGGCTCAGGCGGTTCAACCGCAATTTCTGCCTGCAGAACCGGGTGCTGCCCCTGGGAGTGCACAAAGATCAACTGGTTGTGGCAACATCTGAGGTGCCGAAAGTCCAGGTGCAGCAGAAAATCCATCGCTTAAGCGGCAAAGCCCCGAAGTTTGCATTAACTGAAGAACATCAGCTGGTAAATTTCGTATACGACCACTTTTTTTTCATGGACCGGCCGGTTGAAGAACTGCTGCACATGGAAATACAGTCACTGTACGCAGATACCGGCAACACTCTGAGTCCTGACAATTTTCTGCACTATCTGCTGTTGTGGGCCATTAAAAGCCAGGCAACAGATGTGCACATAAGGTCCATGGAGCAGGGAATAAGCCTGGCCTTTCGGATAGACGGAGTTCTTCATGACAGGGTGTTTATCCCCAGGGAACTGCAGAGAATAATCACCGCCATAAAGCTGCAGGCCGGAATGGATATTTCAGAGCAGCGCCTTCCCCAGGACGGGCGCTGGACCGCCAGACTGCTGGAACGTTCCTACGATATACGCGTGTCCACCCTGGTCACTCCTTACGGGGAAAACATTGTCATGCGTCTGCTGGCCCTGGGGCGGATGCAGTTCTCCCTGGCCGGACTTGGATTTCTGGACAAAGATCTGCCCCTGCTCCGACAGGCCTTCCAGGAGCCTTACGGTATGATTCTGCTAACCGGACCTACTGGATCCGGCAAGTCGACCACCCTGGTTTCCGGACTGAGTTCCATTGATCTTCTGGAAAAAAACGCCATCACCATCGAGAACCCGGTGGAGCATGTAATCCCCCTGGCCAGGCAGACCCAGGTCAATGAGGCTGCAGGCTATGATTTCTCAACCGCCATCCGCAATTTTTTGCGTCATGACCCGGACATCATCCTGATAGGAGAAATGCGCGATGAAATCACCGCCAGGACAGCCATGACCGCCTCAGTAACCGGACATCTGGTTCTGTCCACACTGCACAGTAATACAGCCCTGGGATCCATTCCCAGGATGCTGGGACTGGGGATCGACCACCTGACCATGTCCGAGACCCTCATCGCAGTTGTTTCCCAGCGCCTTATCCGCACGGTATGTTCTCACTGTAACCAGCAGTACCCTCTGAGCCGTGAAGAAAAAGAGTACCTGGAAAGGGACACTGAATACGGCAGCAGGGGGCAGGGGTGCGATCAGTGTGATCATTCCGGCTATAAGGGGCGAACTGTGATCTACGAAATCCTTCCTGTCTTCGGCGAGTTGCGGGAGTTGATTGAAAGGGGGGCATCAAAGCAGGAGCTGGCAGGCTCGGTTCGAAGCCACGGCTTCAGAAGTATTTTTGATGTGGCGGTGGACAAGGTGGAAGCCGGATTCACCGACGTGGCAGAGGTAAAAAGGGTCCTGGGGCGGTTTATGCGGTGA
- a CDS encoding prepilin-type N-terminal cleavage/methylation domain-containing protein — translation MIKHKLPGRRNAHMKVPGRSNRSGGSLGFTLIEMSVVLVVLGLLVGAFAPLIVSQLRQEKVSEAREVVRTARDEVVGFARMNQRLPTRSEFSTRIGHTIDPWNNELFYLPAAETTTEDENNESSALCQENSIQGLSLALPGRHDVEGVAFIIGSKGANQQSNTYFTSDDTNFTLITSRTDDGLDDEGVEGKVVIKRHGEEDQTGDKYDDLVEFVTLYYLNNRACP, via the coding sequence ATGATTAAACATAAATTGCCAGGCCGCAGAAACGCGCACATGAAAGTACCGGGCAGATCAAACAGATCCGGCGGCTCACTCGGCTTCACCCTGATAGAAATGTCCGTGGTGCTGGTGGTGCTGGGGCTTTTAGTAGGTGCCTTTGCCCCGCTGATTGTATCCCAGCTCAGGCAGGAAAAGGTTAGCGAAGCCAGAGAGGTTGTCCGCACGGCCAGGGACGAAGTGGTGGGCTTTGCCAGAATGAACCAGAGGCTGCCCACCCGAAGCGAGTTTTCCACCAGAATCGGCCACACCATTGACCCCTGGAATAATGAGCTTTTTTACCTGCCTGCCGCAGAAACAACAACAGAAGATGAAAACAATGAATCCAGCGCGTTATGCCAGGAGAACTCCATCCAGGGGCTAAGCCTCGCACTGCCCGGCCGGCATGACGTTGAAGGCGTCGCCTTTATAATTGGAAGCAAGGGCGCAAATCAGCAGTCCAACACCTATTTTACCAGTGACGACACAAATTTTACGCTAATCACAAGCAGAACCGACGATGGGCTGGATGACGAAGGGGTCGAGGGCAAAGTTGTTATCAAGAGACATGGCGAGGAAGACCAGACAGGCGATAAATATGACGACCTTGTCGAGTTTGTGACCCTGTACTATTTAAACAACCGAGCATGTCCATGA
- a CDS encoding methyl-accepting chemotaxis protein produces the protein MKLGRIFIIITAGICLLAIAALTYTTNRTMERELTSEYEEKAETLLFSMKAVRSHIGSVVRPEATDLLGEDEFMVELQSTSYAANQVFQQIPEEHRHEITFRTPSTKPMNPDNDATPVEAELIRTLDRMHRDGKDELEWRGIRNVDGEDYYIIAQGEENRADCLPCHRQPEDAPESMRERYPFDSPPRLEDRVETAEVVYIPMSSMYETIRQSNQFLFIMGGLGVLAIILGVYLLFSRLISRPLNSLQSYALAVEQGNLDSSIQGNFKGELASLKNSVQSMVVKLKDKIDESQEKSQEAETQSQKAMQAVKEAEEAKKQAEKAKVQGMQHAADSVDEIVEKLNSNLQELSRQVNHSSQSAKSQNERVGESSTAMEEMNATVLEVSRNSSNVAQKAEDSKERAVEGSEIVQKAVEAILKVQDHAGSLRTNLGKLGEEAEDISKIMNVIDDIADQTNLLALNAAIEAARAGEAGRGFAVVADEVRKLAEKTMNATKEVSQAISSIQDGTRTNIEAMESAVEAVQEATEMAKQSGRALEEIVQLISAAADEVRSIATATEQQSTSSEEINASLEEISRLSSSTAEAMEHSDQAISELVKQVNMLQDLVRELKEEK, from the coding sequence ATGAAACTGGGCAGGATATTTATTATCATAACCGCGGGCATATGCCTGCTGGCCATAGCTGCTTTAACCTATACCACCAACAGAACAATGGAGCGGGAACTGACTTCTGAATACGAAGAAAAAGCAGAGACACTCCTGTTCAGTATGAAGGCTGTACGCAGCCATATTGGATCAGTTGTACGACCAGAAGCTACTGATCTGCTTGGCGAAGACGAATTCATGGTGGAACTGCAATCCACTTCTTATGCCGCCAACCAGGTTTTTCAGCAGATCCCGGAAGAGCACAGACACGAAATTACTTTCCGCACCCCCTCCACCAAACCCATGAACCCGGACAACGACGCCACCCCGGTGGAAGCAGAACTTATCCGCACCCTGGACCGCATGCACCGCGACGGCAAGGATGAGCTGGAGTGGCGGGGCATTCGCAATGTTGACGGAGAGGATTATTACATTATCGCTCAGGGAGAAGAGAACAGGGCGGACTGTCTTCCCTGTCACCGTCAGCCTGAAGATGCACCGGAGTCCATGCGGGAAAGATACCCCTTTGACTCCCCGCCCCGCCTCGAAGACAGGGTTGAAACCGCAGAGGTGGTCTACATCCCCATGAGTTCCATGTACGAGACAATACGCCAGTCGAATCAGTTCCTGTTTATAATGGGCGGACTGGGAGTACTGGCCATCATCCTGGGAGTATACCTCTTGTTTTCCAGGCTCATCAGCAGGCCGTTAAACAGCCTGCAGTCCTATGCCCTGGCCGTTGAGCAGGGAAACCTGGACAGTTCGATACAGGGCAACTTCAAGGGAGAACTGGCCTCTCTGAAAAACTCTGTACAGAGCATGGTAGTAAAATTAAAGGACAAGATAGATGAGTCTCAAGAAAAATCTCAAGAGGCCGAGACCCAGTCGCAAAAAGCCATGCAGGCTGTAAAAGAAGCTGAAGAGGCCAAAAAACAGGCTGAAAAAGCCAAAGTGCAGGGCATGCAGCATGCTGCAGACAGCGTGGATGAAATTGTGGAAAAGCTCAATTCCAACCTTCAGGAGTTGTCCAGACAGGTAAACCACTCTTCACAAAGCGCCAAATCCCAGAACGAAAGGGTTGGGGAAAGCTCCACAGCAATGGAAGAGATGAACGCAACTGTATTGGAGGTCTCCAGAAACTCCTCGAATGTAGCCCAGAAGGCCGAAGACTCCAAGGAACGAGCCGTTGAGGGCTCCGAGATCGTTCAAAAGGCCGTGGAGGCCATTTTGAAGGTCCAGGACCATGCAGGCTCCCTGCGGACCAACCTGGGCAAGCTGGGTGAAGAAGCCGAGGACATCAGCAAGATAATGAACGTCATCGACGATATAGCCGATCAGACCAATCTGCTGGCCCTCAATGCTGCAATCGAGGCCGCCCGGGCCGGAGAGGCCGGACGTGGCTTTGCCGTTGTGGCCGACGAGGTCCGCAAACTGGCCGAGAAGACCATGAACGCCACCAAGGAGGTAAGCCAGGCCATCTCGTCAATCCAGGACGGAACCAGGACCAACATTGAAGCCATGGAAAGTGCTGTAGAGGCCGTCCAGGAAGCAACAGAAATGGCCAAGCAGTCAGGCAGGGCACTGGAAGAGATCGTACAGCTCATAAGTGCTGCTGCCGATGAGGTGCGCTCCATTGCCACGGCTACAGAGCAGCAGTCCACTTCCAGCGAAGAAATAAATGCCAGCCTGGAGGAGATCAGCAGACTCTCCTCAAGCACAGCCGAGGCCATGGAACATTCGGATCAGGCCATCTCCGAACTGGTCAAGCAGGTGAACATGCTCCAGGACTTAGTGAGAGAACTCAAGGAAGAAAAATAG
- a CDS encoding type II secretion system protein, with protein sequence MLKKKNEQGFTLLEVAMVLIVASLIVIATLSAQGVWDTAKSFRLERHVQEMRVAVALYENKIGSLPGDGDPNTPGDPDGEIDNGTNFWYEVLNEEDLVTSEQQANRHPFGGDVVLAFSDGATTASTNPFDLDINVFTYENIPVEWAETLDNAIDDGESNSGRVQTTDPGQANAIDDYNSAAGDLVDVWVRLD encoded by the coding sequence ATGTTGAAAAAGAAGAACGAACAAGGTTTTACGTTGCTGGAAGTGGCTATGGTGTTAATAGTTGCAAGTTTGATTGTCATTGCTACTTTATCTGCACAAGGTGTATGGGATACTGCAAAGTCTTTTAGGCTTGAACGTCATGTACAGGAAATGAGAGTAGCAGTTGCCCTTTATGAAAATAAAATAGGTTCTTTGCCTGGAGACGGAGATCCAAATACACCTGGCGATCCAGATGGTGAAATTGATAATGGTACAAATTTTTGGTATGAAGTTTTAAATGAAGAAGATCTGGTGACTTCGGAACAACAAGCAAACAGACATCCATTTGGTGGTGATGTGGTTTTAGCATTTTCTGACGGAGCTACCACAGCATCCACCAATCCGTTTGATCTAGATATAAATGTCTTCACATACGAAAATATTCCTGTTGAGTGGGCAGAAACTTTAGATAATGCCATTGACGACGGAGAATCAAATTCAGGTAGGGTTCAAACTACAGATCCTGGTCAAGCCAATGCTATTGATGATTATAACAGCGCTGCAGGAGATTTGGTTGATGTGTGGGTAAGATTAGATTAA
- a CDS encoding sulfide-dependent adenosine diphosphate thiazole synthase, with protein sequence MALDEIIISRAIIETYTKKLMDSLELDVAICGAGPSGMVAAYYLASAGKKTAVFERNLAPGGGMWGGGMMFNEVVVQEEAREILDELDIKSVEYTPGYYTADSVEAVCTLGSKAAKAGARFFNLVCIEDVMIRENRITGLVINWSAVESAGLHVDPLTVRADYVVEATGHPVEIMQVIESKMDTRLNTPSGRLEGEKSMWAEKAEEHTIENTTEAFPGVYVCGMSANATFGSFRMGPVFGGMLRSGKKVAQEIINKAK encoded by the coding sequence ATGGCACTGGATGAGATCATTATTTCGCGGGCGATTATCGAAACCTATACCAAGAAGCTGATGGATTCCCTGGAATTAGACGTGGCCATATGCGGGGCAGGTCCTTCCGGGATGGTGGCCGCCTACTACCTGGCCAGCGCCGGGAAAAAGACGGCCGTGTTCGAGCGCAACCTGGCCCCCGGCGGCGGCATGTGGGGCGGGGGCATGATGTTCAACGAGGTGGTGGTCCAGGAAGAGGCCAGGGAGATCCTGGATGAGCTGGACATCAAGTCAGTGGAGTACACTCCGGGTTATTATACTGCGGACTCGGTGGAAGCAGTGTGTACCCTGGGTTCCAAGGCAGCCAAGGCCGGGGCAAGGTTTTTCAACCTGGTATGCATAGAAGACGTCATGATCCGGGAAAACCGTATCACCGGGCTGGTCATCAACTGGTCCGCAGTGGAGAGCGCCGGGCTGCATGTGGATCCTTTGACCGTGCGTGCAGATTACGTGGTGGAGGCTACAGGGCACCCGGTGGAGATAATGCAGGTCATTGAGAGCAAGATGGACACCCGGCTCAATACGCCTTCAGGCAGGCTGGAAGGTGAGAAGTCCATGTGGGCGGAAAAGGCAGAGGAGCATACAATAGAAAACACCACAGAGGCCTTTCCCGGGGTCTATGTATGCGGCATGTCCGCCAATGCCACTTTCGGCTCCTTCAGGATGGGGCCAGTATTTGGAGGCATGCTCAGATCCGGCAAAAAAGTGGCCCAGGAGATTATCAACAAGGCAAAATAG
- a CDS encoding type II secretion system protein → MQFSKANQRGAFFAIQGLPGHNGTQTDNACMKTSSIKKYESDSQTAGVTMIELGMVLAVIGLILFAAIGAWRSVVESRQIARTTSVMQQAKNCLVERMVHSLQYPTYSDLQTDQQEPAQCISHDPQKDVDDCLCRPGIRDAWGNRLRFVEGITEDGNSLQGEYAVDIPYRETEAVEPASDSSAITEAGDKTGIAFILISPGPDGLLDEQVWPDNCFDDQDSITGSLADCTPDFTKRNDDQFLIITGHELRAILSE, encoded by the coding sequence ATGCAGTTTTCCAAAGCAAACCAGCGGGGGGCATTTTTTGCCATTCAGGGGCTGCCAGGTCACAACGGCACTCAGACGGATAATGCCTGCATGAAGACTTCCAGCATAAAAAAATATGAGTCCGACAGCCAGACAGCAGGAGTGACCATGATTGAGCTGGGCATGGTTCTGGCCGTAATTGGCCTGATTCTCTTCGCTGCTATAGGGGCTTGGAGAAGTGTAGTGGAGTCCAGGCAAATCGCCAGAACCACATCGGTTATGCAGCAGGCAAAAAACTGCCTGGTGGAACGTATGGTTCACTCCCTGCAGTACCCGACGTACAGCGACCTGCAGACTGACCAGCAGGAACCAGCGCAGTGTATAAGCCATGACCCTCAAAAAGATGTGGACGATTGCCTCTGCAGGCCAGGAATAAGGGATGCCTGGGGCAACAGGCTTCGCTTCGTGGAAGGCATCACCGAAGACGGCAATTCGCTGCAGGGAGAATATGCTGTGGACATTCCCTACAGGGAGACGGAAGCAGTCGAGCCTGCTTCTGACTCTTCAGCCATTACTGAGGCCGGCGACAAGACCGGCATAGCCTTTATCCTGATCAGCCCCGGCCCGGATGGTCTTCTGGATGAGCAGGTGTGGCCTGATAATTGCTTCGACGACCAGGACAGCATCACAGGTTCCCTTGCAGACTGCACCCCGGACTTTACAAAACGAAACGACGATCAGTTTTTAATCATAACAGGCCATGAACTGCGGGCCATTCTGTCTGAGTGA
- a CDS encoding ExeA family protein — protein MPSDIFQAIGLKGNPFSPATSTKGYFHTQATQRILEEIHFGVSQRRGFLLLIGEVGVGKTSLLLQLLERIHSSPEDKLRSAWVFNSMMDRMELMKTIIRDYGLTPAKNATFSELLSQLHQFFLEVNSNGGNCAIIIDEAHNFDIHTLESLRLLSNLESDEKKLVQILLSGQPELQVRLNCNELRQLRSRIAISNTLPALSRDEVKRYVDFKLSSTSSQLYLPSSSCRLLHRSTRGNVRLINLIMERSLHAMYALDQTTINPGIVHAAIQEVGTFQQDIRQNYSFKKKILCAALILALVLPAAYLVKQQAGSPIIQGQDSAPQQQTGSGNAGTQAGEGMRTVEHDTVLQIVPDASVTREKLHSFLEPFDQENLAEVMLQALWVNSPEVLHDKLPDDLLLAGVHDLPDNNGLKFSAFPWKEYTGQSPKWIVLWRPEVIVQEFYPDLRSQEIQKIQERLSDLGYYRNITDGYLGSATWHALMDFQAAYDLETSGTPTPETIFWLFSGADP, from the coding sequence GTGCCCAGCGACATATTCCAGGCCATTGGATTAAAGGGTAACCCGTTTTCCCCGGCCACCTCGACCAAAGGGTATTTTCATACCCAGGCCACCCAGAGGATACTGGAGGAAATACACTTCGGTGTTTCCCAGCGCCGTGGATTCCTGCTGCTCATCGGCGAAGTAGGAGTGGGCAAGACATCTCTTCTGCTGCAGCTCCTGGAGCGGATACATTCCAGCCCCGAAGACAAGCTGCGATCGGCCTGGGTGTTCAATTCCATGATGGACCGCATGGAGCTTATGAAGACCATTATCAGGGATTATGGTCTAACCCCTGCAAAAAATGCCACCTTTTCAGAACTGCTGTCACAACTGCACCAATTCTTCCTGGAGGTCAACTCAAACGGAGGAAATTGCGCAATAATTATTGACGAGGCCCACAACTTCGACATCCATACCCTGGAATCCCTGCGCCTTCTATCCAACCTGGAAAGCGATGAAAAAAAGCTGGTGCAGATCCTGCTTTCAGGTCAGCCGGAACTCCAGGTCCGCCTGAACTGCAATGAACTAAGACAGCTGCGTAGCCGCATAGCGATCAGCAATACCCTGCCCGCCCTGAGCAGGGACGAGGTAAAGCGCTATGTGGACTTCAAGCTGAGCAGCACCAGTTCCCAGCTTTATCTGCCCAGTTCTTCGTGCAGGCTCCTGCACAGGTCCACAAGGGGCAATGTCCGGCTTATAAATCTTATCATGGAACGATCCCTGCATGCTATGTACGCACTGGACCAGACAACAATAAATCCGGGCATTGTGCACGCAGCCATACAAGAGGTGGGGACATTTCAGCAGGATATAAGGCAGAATTACAGTTTCAAGAAAAAGATCCTTTGTGCTGCTTTGATCCTGGCCCTGGTGCTTCCGGCGGCCTACCTGGTGAAGCAGCAGGCGGGGTCGCCCATAATTCAAGGACAGGATTCAGCCCCGCAGCAGCAGACCGGCAGCGGCAATGCCGGTACTCAAGCCGGCGAGGGCATGAGAACTGTTGAACATGACACTGTGCTGCAGATAGTGCCTGATGCCTCGGTAACCAGAGAAAAGCTGCACTCTTTTCTGGAGCCTTTTGACCAGGAGAACCTGGCCGAGGTCATGCTCCAGGCCCTGTGGGTGAATTCCCCCGAGGTTCTCCATGACAAGCTTCCTGATGATCTGCTCCTGGCCGGGGTGCATGACCTGCCTGATAATAACGGGCTTAAATTTTCCGCTTTCCCGTGGAAGGAGTATACAGGCCAGTCCCCCAAGTGGATTGTTCTCTGGCGGCCAGAGGTCATAGTGCAGGAATTTTACCCGGACCTGCGCAGCCAGGAGATTCAAAAGATCCAGGAAAGACTCAGTGATCTGGGTTATTACAGAAATATCACCGACGGTTACCTTGGCTCAGCCACGTGGCATGCACTTATGGATTTTCAGGCGGCATATGATCTGGAGACTTCGGGGACACCAACCCCGGAAACAATTTTCTGGCTGTTTTCAGGGGCAGATCCATGA
- a CDS encoding superoxide dismutase, with the protein MSQDNAGKAEHVLPPLPFAQDALEPVISARTLEFHYGKHHQTYVTNLNKFISGTDLEGKSLEEIVQATHNKADKVGIFNNAAQVWNHTFYWNSLSPQGGKEPPAALKQKMEEAFGSVDDCKKELHSAAVTQFGSGWAWLVLEGGRLKVTKTLNADMPLVHNMKPLLTIDVWEHAYYLDYQNRRPDYVQAVLDKLANWDFAASNME; encoded by the coding sequence ATGAGTCAGGATAATGCAGGCAAGGCAGAGCATGTACTGCCGCCGCTGCCTTTTGCCCAGGATGCCCTGGAACCGGTGATTTCAGCCAGAACACTGGAATTTCATTACGGCAAGCACCATCAAACCTATGTAACCAACCTGAACAAGTTTATATCCGGAACCGACCTGGAGGGAAAATCTCTGGAGGAGATAGTTCAGGCGACGCACAACAAAGCGGACAAGGTGGGCATATTCAATAATGCGGCCCAGGTGTGGAACCATACTTTCTACTGGAACAGCCTGAGTCCGCAGGGTGGCAAAGAGCCTCCGGCAGCTCTCAAGCAGAAGATGGAGGAGGCTTTCGGTTCTGTGGATGACTGCAAGAAGGAGCTGCACAGCGCCGCGGTGACCCAGTTCGGCAGCGGATGGGCCTGGCTGGTGCTGGAAGGCGGCAGGCTCAAGGTGACCAAGACCCTGAACGCGGATATGCCTCTTGTGCACAATATGAAGCCCCTGCTGACCATTGATGTCTGGGAGCACGCCTATTACCTGGATTACCAGAACCGTCGTCCGGATTACGTCCAGGCGGTGCTGGACAAGCTGGCAAACTGGGATTTTGCTGCATCCAACATGGAGTAG